The sequence CAGTGGAATTTATATTTCCGTTTCCGTCAATGTCAGCTGCCGCAAGCTTTAAATTATCATCAAGAATTACAAGTTTCAATATATGTCTGTTCAACATACCCAAGTCCGTCGAATTAATTTTGCCGTCTCTGTTTATATCTCCCACCAGAATTTCAACCCCCGGAGGAGTCGGTTCCGCAATTCCACCCTTTGGATAAACCCCCAACTCAAATATGGAGTTTCCGTACTGAGTTGCCCTTTGCATACAATAGATTCTTACATATCTTCCCCTTGCTTCAAGGTAAATATCGTCTATATCTCCGTCTCCGTTGTACTCGGTGTATACATCGGTCCATGTGACGGCGTCATTGGACACCTGGATTTTGTACTGACGGGCGTATGCAGCCTCCCACTCAATATACACTCTTTCAATTTCATATTCATCCAGAAGGTCAACATATATGTACTGATTATCGCTGTAATCCGATGACCATCTGGTTGCTATATTTCCGTCAACAGCCTTCTCCGGTGTGTTACCCAGCCCTGGTTCCGTCGAAGATGCATATACAGGCTTGTTCTGCGCAATACTTCCGGCGGGAATGTTTATTACCGGAGGCTCCGTTGTAGGCTCTTCAAGCATTGAAGCCGGACGAACCGCAATATTCATTATGCTGTAAGGATCCGTTACGCAAACTTCCAATCCCCATCCTCTCAATGTATCAAAAGTTCCGTCGGTGGTCATATCCAGGAAAGTCTGCGGCTGGTTGCCCGGTCCCCATGACCATGCCAGGTAACCTATTTCATTCTTGTAACATTGCTCCATTATGGTTTTGTAAGGGATTTTACCCATTTCATGTTCTTCCCATTGGTGTCCGAATTCTCCCACCACAAGGGGCAAGCCCATTTCAACAGATTCTTTTATTTCATCGATTACTTTCTGTTCATTGTAACCCCACATGTACGGCCACCACATATGTACCGAGAACAAGAGGTTTTTGTCAGGGTCGGCGTTTATAAGATAAGGTCCGGTTGCCTGAAGAATATCAATATTCTTTCCCCAGTCGCTGCCGTCAATCATAAGAGGAACATGAATTCCAGCTTCCCTCATTCTCTTTACGGCAGCCTCATACCCTGTTTTAAATTCAGATTCCGAAACCTGGGCTCCTACTTCATTACCAATATTGATAATGAGATATTCCTGATGTTTTTTCAATACTTCAAGCACATCGGGTCTTGTCCAATAGTCAACGAGCATGGAAAGCTTCTGCCATTCACCGGTTGCGTCATGAAGCTCTATAATAGGAATCATATTGTTTATACGGCAATTGTAAAGCAAAATATCAAGTTTCCTTGCCGGCCCGGAAACTGACCATACAAGTCTTACCGCATTAGCTCCGGTTTTCCTGATTTCAGGAAGTGCCACATCACCGTCAATGTCGCCCCAGATCGACATTTCGTTCACACCATACAGTATTATTTTTTCACCGTATTTGTCGTACAAAAACCTCCCCTGAACTCTAAGTCCCGGATAAATGTCATCCGCCCCCAGTGTTACAAACGGCAGGCTGACAGTCATTAAAATGACAACAGCCAAAAGAATGCACACCCTCTTTTTCATTATCATTCCTCCCCTTTTTAAATTCATTTAATTATTTAATTCCTCCGCCCTTTAAATCGGAGGACTTGTGTCGGTTTTAATTTTGAAAAAAGTAATATTACTTTTGCAAGATGTATGCCGGATATGCTCAAGTTTTATCCATGAAAAGTTGCTTTGTAGTAAATATGACCTTATTTGAAGAAAATCTTCAAATTCCGCTTTATTGAAAACATTATATCAAATATAATTCTAAAATACATATTACCACATATTTCTGTTTTTTGCAAGTGAGATCTCCCCACTTTTGCAAAATTTTCCCCAGGCACCGGTGGGGAATTTTTATGTAAACCCAGTGACTTTCCCGTAAGTTTTTTATGTGTTTAGTACAGCTTCGCGCATCCTGTTGCTCTGGCCGGGAAACAGTAGCAAGTGACAGTGATGAAGTAGCCGGTCGATAATGGCGCCTGTCATCTGCTCGTCATAGAACACGTTCACCCACCTTGAAAATTCTATGTTGGTATTGATGATCACCGATTTGCGTTCATAACACTCGGATATGACCTCAAACAATAACTGCGCTCCTATACGGTCGAGGGGGACGTAGCCCCATTCGTCACAGATCAAAAGATCTGCTTTATTCAGGTCCTTCAAGAAGCCTGACAATGTTCCGGCTTTCTTTTGTTCCGCCAGCCTGTTCACGAGCGCTGATGTCCTGAAAAATCTCACCTCCAATCCCTTCTTGCAGGCCTCTACACCTAAAGCAATTGAAAGATGCGTCTTTCCTGTGCCCACATTGCCGTACATGACGATATTGTGTTTGTTTTCGATAAACTCGCACTCTTTAAGATATTCCGGAGTAACGCCACTGGGCAGCTTTACTTCATCAAACCGGAAGCTTTCAAATGTCTTTATGGTATAGAAACCTGCTTTTTTCAGCAGTTTGTCTTTCTTCAGTTCTTCACGATGCCGGATCTCTGATTGAAGAAGTTTAAGCAGGTATTCCTGGTGGCTGACTGCCTGTATTTTACCTGACATCTCCACTATGTTCCGGCTGAGGCGAAGCCTTCTGCAACATGCTGCAATATCAGATGTCAGCATTTTTCTTCACCTGCCTTGAGACTTCTGTCATATGCCATAAAATCAGGCACATATCTGTTTAAGTGAGGTATATGCTCGGGCAAATGTATCGGCTCCAGCTGCAGCACTTTTTCATACAAATATCTGTGCAGATTTATCAGGCTGTCCACATCGGCAGCACCATAGGACAGGGCAGTACTGACAGTCTTAATGGCCTTTTCGAAGCTGCTCTTCTGTGTCAGATCAGCAATTACTCTTAATACTTTCCCTCTGTCTTGCTTGCTTAGCTCTTCCATGTATTCTTTCACAGGCTGTGGCAGCATCTGATATATACCTGTGTATTTCAATGCCCCCGGTCGCCGTGCCAGCTGAGTCAGATATGGCAGCCATTGCATGCTTTGCTGCTTGTAGTCGCCGTAGAGTCTCTCATGACGCACTATCTCCCGATGGCTTTCGTCAAGCACTGTTACATGAAAGGCAGTCAGCCTGACCAGTACATATTTGTTTGCGAATTTTGGCGCTGAGGAATATTCGTGCAGGCCTTTGTTGAGCAGAAATTTGCCATATCCGTTTGTCTTCACTGTTATGTATTTGCTTGTATCAAAAGTTGTCTTGGGCAGCTCCAGCAGGGCTGCCTTATCATCCCTGTATAGTTCTTCGATCGTACCGTTCTTTCGGTAATGCTGCCTTTTGGCATCTTCTTCACACCTAATCAGGAGTTCTTTGTTGAATTCACTAATGTCTTCAAAACGTGGTACCGGCACCAGCATGTTTCTCCTGTGATAGCCGACCTTGTTCTCCACATTGCCTTTTTCATGCCCGGCATCTACATTGCAGAATACTGCTTTGAAACGGTAATGCTCCATGAAACGCATGAAATCATCTGTCAGGTTCCTGCCTCCGCCCTTTATTACCTTAGCTACTATGGTGCTGGCATTATCAAACCATATCCTTGGCGGCACTCCACCTATGTGCTCAAATATCGCCTTCAAGCCCTCGAACAGGCATTCCTGGTTCTCTCCCTTGAATAGCTGGGTATATCCTTTGTTGCTGTGGGGAAATGATAAAGTCAGACTTTTACCCCTGTAGTGCCTGCCATTTTCATAAAAGTCAGCATCGCCAAAGTCTGCCTGGGCTTCACCTGGTACGTGCTCTAAAGGCAGGAATCCTTCCCTTGCGTTGAATATCTCTTTTTTCTTCACAGCTACATATCCTGCTACGGTCCTGTAGGAACAGTTGAAGCGTTCTCCGTACTTTTCCACCAGCCGGTTGTATATTCGTTTTGCTGTATGTCTTTGCTTGCGCCTGGCCTTTTTATCCTCGTTTAGCCATGTGTCAATGTCATCCTTGTATGGATTAAGTTTCGGAAAGGCTGTTTCCTTCTTCACTTTCGGTGGCTTCTGGTTCCAGTCCACTTTGTCAAGATATGCTCTCACCGTTTTGCGATCATGGCCGGTTTCTCTGGCTATCTGGCTGATATTTTTCCCTTCCTCAAAATACATTTTTCTGATATCCTTGATTTGGGTCATTGATAGCATCCTCCAATCCTCCTTGTAACTGATTTGGTCGATCAATCACAAGGATATTATTTTGGTGTGGTGCCTTCAATGGCCTTTTGCAATAGTGGGGAATTCATAGTTGCAAAACTGGGGAATTTTTTTTGCAACTTTGTCCGTTTCTATTTTGCAATAAATACATATTTCTTTTAAATGAAAGAGAAAATAATTTAGTTTGTAACATTATTTTTCTGTTTTGTAATTAAGACTGTACAAAATTTTTATTTCCCTTTATTTAATGAAAATTTGACTTTACAAAGATACTTTACAAAAAATATATATACCTTTAATTTAAAAAAAATAAAAATATACACCGCCCTGTATAAATTTTGCTTTATTTATAGTATAATTTGCTTAGTGGCCTGTTTCCAAAAGCTGCTGAAATCTCAGGTTTGACAATAGACAAACATTCCACCCGAAAGGAGCTGATTGTATGGCAAAAAAGCTGTTATTCATGGCGCTGTGCATCCTTGTTTTTTACTTTCCGTTGATTTCCCATGCCAGTGCAAACATCACGGTTGTGGTAAACGGCGAAAAAGTTAACTTTACTGACCAACAACCTTTCATTGACAGCAACTCAAGAACAATGGTACCCATAAGATTCATTTCCGAAGCCCTCGACGCCAAAGTGGATTGGATTGAAAAAGAGCGCATGGTGGTAATAAAAAAGCAGGGAACGGAAATTTCACTGGTTGTAGGTATGAAAACCGCCAAAGTCAATGGTAAAGAAATCAAGCTTGATACTTCATCGGTTATTGCAGGAGGCAGGACTTTTGTCCCTGTAAGATTTATCTCAGAAGCCTTTGGTGCTACCGTAGAATGGGACGGTAAAAACAAAATTGTCACAATCACAACCAAGCCGCAAGCCGGAAATGAAATCGGTAAAATGCCCGAATCAAGCTATTACAACGAACTTTACAACCTCTTCACCCTCGTGCCCAAAGGTATGAAAGGCTCCAATATAGAGCAGTTCGCTTATTACACCTTTAAAGAAGATGGTACTGTCCTCAACCTCAACTTTACCGAAGAGGAAATATTCAAAGGTCATTCATTCCCCGAGTTGTCAAAAGGCGGGGTTATCTTTTCCCCCAGCAACCTTGAAACCGTTGAATCATACACTGTTGAAATCTTCAAAAATGTGTCAAGGACAAACAAACAGCTTGTCGGTCAATACATATATTTTTCCGATTTAAAACCTGAAAACCTTATGGTTATTGAAAAAAACGGGTTTACTTTTGTCACCACAAAGGGATTTAAACCTTTTGAAATCAAAGAAACCGGCTACAAGCTGATGAGTAAAAAACTCTTTATATACAACGACAAAAACCTGTATGTTTTTTCATTTATTTATGACCCCTCGGACAGAAAGTATCTTACGGAAAGTGTTATGGACAGCATCATTAATTCCATTGAAATAAACGGTACCAAAATCAATCTGAAAAAATCAACAACACCGGGCAAAAACGGCGAAGTTGAAGATATTTTACCGGCAGAAGCCAATTATACCAGGAAAATGACTGTAAAAGAAAATGAGGAACGGCTTAAAAAGAAATATTTTTCTCAAGGATTTGACCTTTCGGACATGGTCAGAATTGAAGGAGGCACCTTTATCGACGAAAACGGTGAAAAAGTAACCGTAAAGCCCTTCTACGTCAGCAAAAACTTAGTGACAATCAGCGAATGGAACAGCATCTCAAAAAATAAAATCAACATCAAAGACCTCAACGCAAAATACAATTTAAACATAAAATCCGAAAATTATCCGGCCGTATTTGAAACCGAAGAAAAATACGGCACGGTCAAAATAAAGAACAATATGGAGCTTTACGTGTTCTGCAATGAAAAAAGCAAAAGTTTCGGAATCGAAGAATATTATACCTTCCAAAAAACCAGTTACGGTACTTCTACCATCTTTGAACACAACGGAGGATTCAGGTTGCTGAGTGAAGATGAACTAAAATACATATTGAGAAAAACCAAATCCGATGCCTATAAAAACAACGTAAAATCAAATACCGTTTCCGAAGTCGGACGTTCTTCCAAAAACGAGTTTGGAATTTTTGACTACGACTCTAATGTTGCGGAAGTAACGGATTTTGATTCGGTACTCAAAATCAAAGACAATTCTCAAATGCTGTGCGGTTTCAGATATGCAAAAGATATTGGAAATTCACCACAAGATTTGATACTGGATTTTTTCAGTAATTAATATTTACGTCTGCTATTTTCGTCTGCGCCGGAATTGATAAAAACAGCCCTGCGGCAGTTTTTGCCACAGGGCTCTTTTACCGATTAAACACTTATATATTAGTGTTTATCAATATTTATCAGAATTTATATTGGTAATTTCTCGATTACCCTTATCAAATATCTTGAAAGTATTGTGACATCACTGGAATTAACTCTTCCGTCACGATTTACATCTGCGTTCTTTTCAGCTTTGGAAGAAGGCAGAGTTGAGACGGCTTTAAGAACATATCTTTTTAACAAAGTCAAGTCAGTGGAGTTTACTTTTCCGTCATCATTCACATCTCCGTACAGTACTTCATTTTGAGCAGAATTATAGTTGACAAATCCGGCAAGGGCATAAATCAATGCCGCATTCCAGTTTATAGCAATTTCATTGGTCTGATAACTGTCCTGAATATCCACCCAATCCTTCGGTCCGGGCCATCCTCCTCCTACAAGGTAACCGGGCCACGGCTCCCATATTCCGTCAGCCCCTGAACGTCTGTCATGAGGATTCATAGGAGGATTTATACCAAGGCCTGTTACATAAGACCTGTTGTAATAGTTTCTTCCAAATACATGTGAAATCGCATCGAGAGCAGCATTTACATAATCATTGTTGGGTGAAATCTTGTTCGCAACCTGAAGTATCATAGTCTGTCTTACAACCGTGCCGTTGCATCCCCAGTAATATGTTGTACCAAGGGTTCTGCCATAGCCATGGTTTTGGCTGGTCCTCACAATTGAATCCGCAGTGGAAAGGAGACTATCCTTTATTGACTGCACCAAAGCAGGATTCTTGCCCGGTCTTTCTGACAAAAGATATGTAAACATACCTAAGTTTGCAACATTATCCCAGTCAAAATCGGCTTCTATTTTTTTCGAGAATTGCGCCGCCCTGTTTTCAAAATCTCTAAGGTATTCTTCATCTCCCAGGGTCTCCCACATTTCAGCCGCCGCCCACAATCTGTCATCTGCATCACTGACAGTGGCATATTCTCCTGTTGAGAATCCACTCTGGTTTGCAAAAACATTCGCAGGATTGTTCTTCAAAAACTCATAGCTTACTTTTGCCGCATTTATACATTTTTCAGCATATTGAGGATCATAAGGCCTGAATATTCTTGCAGCCATGGCCGTCATGGCAACAAAGTCTGCCGTTGCGGCACTGCTCCAGGGCACGAAAAATCTTTCGTCGTGTTCGTTCTCAGGCATGATAAAGCCGCCAAAGTTCCTTGTCGAAACTTTATGAGCCACCCTTCCGCTCCCGTCAGGGTATTGCATGGTAAGAATCCAGTCTATCTCATATTTTAATTCATCAAGAAAATCCGGTATTGAATTGTTCTTTTCGGGAATCTCCAATGCCACAGGCTCCAACTGGTCTTTAAAATGCTCCCACGCCAGGAACATTGAACCAACGGTTATGCCGGCGTTTACCACATATTTGTTGTAGTCGCCCGCATCATGCCAGCCTTTTGTACTGTCTTTTTTAGTATGCTGTCCGTTTATATAATCAAGATATGCATCATTAGTATGGCACGGTCCATGGGAATAGTGTATTCCGTTGTATGTGGCCGACACACTGGTGCCGCAGCGCAGCAAATACATTCCCAGCATTGCTGTTTTAAAAGCATCCTCATATACATTCATTGCAATTTTAAAGTTTACGCTTTTTCCTACTCCCGGCACGGCAAGATAGTACGTTCCTTCTTCATTAACAGATGAAAAATCAGCAATATAAACAGTTTCTTTTGTATCATTGTCAAACATTGAAGTTGCCGTTCCGGTATACACTATTGTTCCGTCTTCTTTAACAACATAAAAGGTTGAACAATTTGCAGCTATAGTCGCCTTTTTGCTGTGGTTCGGTATAAAACCTATTGAGTTTAAACGGATTCGTGAATCAAATTGATAATTCTCCGTTATTTTTGCAGCTGACACTTTGGTCTCAATCAATCCCGAAGGAAATACTCCGGTCAAGCTTAGAAACACTACAGCAATGAGCAAAGATAACACACGTTTTTTCATGCTGCTTTTCAAGGTCATTCTACTCATTTTTTACCTTTATCCCCCTTTTTATTAAAAATTGTAAAATACCTGAATTAAGATAATTTAAAACCTGTTGCAACCTCCTTTCTTCCACAAGTTTAATTATTATTTGCTTCAGGTATTATAAATGCAGTTATAAATACAGGCATTTTGAATACAGACGTATGCTGGAACTGAACTAAAGTATTGGATAGGAGTTTTAGTTTGAAACAAGAACTCATCAATTGCTTCTTACATTCTAAAAAGCTAACAAAAAAGACAAAAAAATAAATTATATGGATAAATCCAATTGCTTAAGTTAATTTTATTATACCATCTAAATAGCAAATAATTCAATATTCAATACAATATATTGCAATTACAATTATTATTACATATGTTTATTATTGTTTGTTTATTATTACTGTGTTTTTTATCGCTCAAAATTGCAAAACACTTCCGTTTGGCTGTTTTTGGGCTATTTTTCTTTAGACATCACCGCTTCTTTTCCCATCTCAAAAAGCGTCTTGGCATCCATTTCTTCAACTTCAGATATCAACTGGGCCGCAATACCTACCGGATTGTCGAAATCGGGAATAGGAAAATCACTGTCAAAAAATTCAAAAAGTTCATATTCAAGTTCTTCGAAGTCCATGTCGCTTAAGACATAATCCTGCTCGATGCCGAAAAATTTAAGAAATTCTTCCCGGCGGTTGTTATATACGTCGATCAACAGCTGTTTTAGCGTTTTGTGCAAATAGTTAATGGCAATTGAATCTAAATGTGAAGTGTCATTGTCCGGGTCAATCTCAAGATAATCATCAGTGTTTTCCGTCACAAGCCCATAATCACACAAAAAATCCCCCAGTTTCTCATAGTCGTCAAGGTTGTATTTGCCGCAATCCTTTATTTGACCGCTGCTTTCGTCGTATTCATACTTGTTTTCATACAGTATTGAAAAAGCAAAACTTTCAGCTATATCGCGGACAAGCTCATCCATATTCTCTTTAACAGCCTTTTTAAATTCATAATAAAGCCATTCATAGTTTAGAGCAGATTTCAGCTTGTTCTCAATCATCTCAAAATCTTTTTCTTCGAGCAAATCCCGAAGTTCTTCGTCGTTTAAATAGGTTCTGATTATGAATTTTGGGTTTTTTTCAATAAGTTTTAATATCACGTCTCTTAATTCATAGCTCTCAATAGTATGGTCAAGTATTTTTTCTCTGATTTGTTTCGGAAATTGTTTCAGCAATCCCTTTTTCATTGAGCTTCAAGCCTCCAGCATCTGATAAAGTCTTAATTTGAATAAAATTTTTTTACGGGGACAGTTCTGTGTGTGAATCATCAATAACTTTATTCACCAGCTCAAAAAGTTCTCCTTCGCTTGTACTGCCCTCTTTTTTTGACAAATAAACAAGGTATTCGATGTTGCCTTCCGGGCCCTTAATAGGTGAAAAATCAAGCCCTCGAATTTTAAGTCCTTCTTTTAAGCTAAATGTAATAATATCTTTTACTACTTCCTCATGGACCTTTTTGTCCCGGACAACCCCATGTTTTCCGACCTTTTCCCGGCCCGCTTCAAACTGGGGCTTGATAAGGCATAAAAGCTCACCGTCGTCCTTCAGCAGGTTGATTACAACAGGAATAACCTTTTTCAGCGATATAAAAGAAACATCTATCGACGAAAAGTCCGCAAGAATACCAATATCTTCCGGTTTTACATATCTTATATTGGTTCTTTCCATGCAAACAACCCGTTCATCATTCCTAAGCTCCCATGCCAGCTGTCCGTAGCCCACGTCAACTGCAAAAACCTTTTTGGCCCCGTTTTTCAGCATGCAATCGGTAAAACCGCCTGTTGATGCTCCAACATCGATAGCTGTCTTATCTTTTAAATCAATATTAAAAACCCTTATCGCTTTTTCGAGTTTAAG comes from Acetivibrio thermocellus ATCC 27405 and encodes:
- a CDS encoding glycoside hydrolase family 9 protein yields the protein MSRMTLKSSMKKRVLSLLIAVVFLSLTGVFPSGLIETKVSAAKITENYQFDSRIRLNSIGFIPNHSKKATIAANCSTFYVVKEDGTIVYTGTATSMFDNDTKETVYIADFSSVNEEGTYYLAVPGVGKSVNFKIAMNVYEDAFKTAMLGMYLLRCGTSVSATYNGIHYSHGPCHTNDAYLDYINGQHTKKDSTKGWHDAGDYNKYVVNAGITVGSMFLAWEHFKDQLEPVALEIPEKNNSIPDFLDELKYEIDWILTMQYPDGSGRVAHKVSTRNFGGFIMPENEHDERFFVPWSSAATADFVAMTAMAARIFRPYDPQYAEKCINAAKVSYEFLKNNPANVFANQSGFSTGEYATVSDADDRLWAAAEMWETLGDEEYLRDFENRAAQFSKKIEADFDWDNVANLGMFTYLLSERPGKNPALVQSIKDSLLSTADSIVRTSQNHGYGRTLGTTYYWGCNGTVVRQTMILQVANKISPNNDYVNAALDAISHVFGRNYYNRSYVTGLGINPPMNPHDRRSGADGIWEPWPGYLVGGGWPGPKDWVDIQDSYQTNEIAINWNAALIYALAGFVNYNSAQNEVLYGDVNDDGKVNSTDLTLLKRYVLKAVSTLPSSKAEKNADVNRDGRVNSSDVTILSRYLIRVIEKLPI
- the istA gene encoding IS21-like element ISCth12 family transposase, producing MTQIKDIRKMYFEEGKNISQIARETGHDRKTVRAYLDKVDWNQKPPKVKKETAFPKLNPYKDDIDTWLNEDKKARRKQRHTAKRIYNRLVEKYGERFNCSYRTVAGYVAVKKKEIFNAREGFLPLEHVPGEAQADFGDADFYENGRHYRGKSLTLSFPHSNKGYTQLFKGENQECLFEGLKAIFEHIGGVPPRIWFDNASTIVAKVIKGGGRNLTDDFMRFMEHYRFKAVFCNVDAGHEKGNVENKVGYHRRNMLVPVPRFEDISEFNKELLIRCEEDAKRQHYRKNGTIEELYRDDKAALLELPKTTFDTSKYITVKTNGYGKFLLNKGLHEYSSAPKFANKYVLVRLTAFHVTVLDESHREIVRHERLYGDYKQQSMQWLPYLTQLARRPGALKYTGIYQMLPQPVKEYMEELSKQDRGKVLRVIADLTQKSSFEKAIKTVSTALSYGAADVDSLINLHRYLYEKVLQLEPIHLPEHIPHLNRYVPDFMAYDRSLKAGEEKC
- a CDS encoding copper amine oxidase N-terminal domain-containing protein, producing the protein MAKKLLFMALCILVFYFPLISHASANITVVVNGEKVNFTDQQPFIDSNSRTMVPIRFISEALDAKVDWIEKERMVVIKKQGTEISLVVGMKTAKVNGKEIKLDTSSVIAGGRTFVPVRFISEAFGATVEWDGKNKIVTITTKPQAGNEIGKMPESSYYNELYNLFTLVPKGMKGSNIEQFAYYTFKEDGTVLNLNFTEEEIFKGHSFPELSKGGVIFSPSNLETVESYTVEIFKNVSRTNKQLVGQYIYFSDLKPENLMVIEKNGFTFVTTKGFKPFEIKETGYKLMSKKLFIYNDKNLYVFSFIYDPSDRKYLTESVMDSIINSIEINGTKINLKKSTTPGKNGEVEDILPAEANYTRKMTVKENEERLKKKYFSQGFDLSDMVRIEGGTFIDENGEKVTVKPFYVSKNLVTISEWNSISKNKINIKDLNAKYNLNIKSENYPAVFETEEKYGTVKIKNNMELYVFCNEKSKSFGIEEYYTFQKTSYGTSTIFEHNGGFRLLSEDELKYILRKTKSDAYKNNVKSNTVSEVGRSSKNEFGIFDYDSNVAEVTDFDSVLKIKDNSQMLCGFRYAKDIGNSPQDLILDFFSN
- the istB gene encoding IS21-like element ISCth12 family helper ATPase IstB gives rise to the protein MLTSDIAACCRRLRLSRNIVEMSGKIQAVSHQEYLLKLLQSEIRHREELKKDKLLKKAGFYTIKTFESFRFDEVKLPSGVTPEYLKECEFIENKHNIVMYGNVGTGKTHLSIALGVEACKKGLEVRFFRTSALVNRLAEQKKAGTLSGFLKDLNKADLLICDEWGYVPLDRIGAQLLFEVISECYERKSVIINTNIEFSRWVNVFYDEQMTGAIIDRLLHHCHLLLFPGQSNRMREAVLNT
- a CDS encoding discoidin domain-containing protein → MKKRVCILLAVVILMTVSLPFVTLGADDIYPGLRVQGRFLYDKYGEKIILYGVNEMSIWGDIDGDVALPEIRKTGANAVRLVWSVSGPARKLDILLYNCRINNMIPIIELHDATGEWQKLSMLVDYWTRPDVLEVLKKHQEYLIINIGNEVGAQVSESEFKTGYEAAVKRMREAGIHVPLMIDGSDWGKNIDILQATGPYLINADPDKNLLFSVHMWWPYMWGYNEQKVIDEIKESVEMGLPLVVGEFGHQWEEHEMGKIPYKTIMEQCYKNEIGYLAWSWGPGNQPQTFLDMTTDGTFDTLRGWGLEVCVTDPYSIMNIAVRPASMLEEPTTEPPVINIPAGSIAQNKPVYASSTEPGLGNTPEKAVDGNIATRWSSDYSDNQYIYVDLLDEYEIERVYIEWEAAYARQYKIQVSNDAVTWTDVYTEYNGDGDIDDIYLEARGRYVRIYCMQRATQYGNSIFELGVYPKGGIAEPTPPGVEILVGDINRDGKINSTDLGMLNRHILKLVILDDNLKLAAADIDGNGNINSTDYSWLKKYILKVISEFPGGDTRIVTP
- a CDS encoding TlyA family RNA methyltransferase, giving the protein MKKERLDVLLVNRGFFQSREKAKSSIMAGVVFVNDKKEDKPGVKVDVDSIITIKENVHPYVSRGGLKLEKAIRVFNIDLKDKTAIDVGASTGGFTDCMLKNGAKKVFAVDVGYGQLAWELRNDERVVCMERTNIRYVKPEDIGILADFSSIDVSFISLKKVIPVVINLLKDDGELLCLIKPQFEAGREKVGKHGVVRDKKVHEEVVKDIITFSLKEGLKIRGLDFSPIKGPEGNIEYLVYLSKKEGSTSEGELFELVNKVIDDSHTELSP